The following is a genomic window from Hemitrygon akajei chromosome 6, sHemAka1.3, whole genome shotgun sequence.
aCCGCACTCGATCGCCTCAATCCCTAAAATCTACTCTGCCGCCTCTCAGACAATACCTGACAGCAGTAACCCCAATGCATGGCATAAGTCTGTACCCCATTCGGAAAACATTTTACAAGGGCAAGATAGAGATCCTTCAAAAGGCACAAGTAAGTGACGTGCGGATACCAGCTGAACCTCACAGGCAGGACCCTGGTCAACAACTGCAGCCTGTGGTTCCTGTAAAGACGTTTTTCTTTTCCACAGATCAACCAGGTAGCAAACAACAATTACCAATGCTTGCTATGCCACCTCGGTTTTCCCCAAGTTTTTATACGCAGCCTGGCACAGCGATTCCCACTGCAAACATTTCCACAGTTGAGTATATTAAACACAAAAGCCCTGTCCCTGACCTTCATGTTGCTAAGCAATACAAGGCCATTGGTCCTCAGAGCACTGTGACATCATCTACAAGACATGAGTTTGACATCAACAGAGCAAATGCACTCACCTATGAGCCCTTGAGGTCTAAGAGTCCCACCTACGAGCCTCCGAGGGCAAAGACTCCCACCTACGAGCCTCCGAGGGCAAAGACTCCCACCTATGAGCCTTTGAGAGCAAAAACACCCATCTACGAGCCTCCAAGAGCAAGGACTCCCACCTTCGAGCCAGTGAGAGTAAAGACACCCACCTATGAACCTCCGAGGGTGAAGACTCCTACTTATGAACCTCCGAGGGCAAAGACTCCCACCTACGAGCCTCCGAGGGCAAAGACTCCCACCTACGAGCCTCCGAGGGCAAAGACTCCCACCTACGAGCCTCCGAGGGCAAAGACTCCCACCTATGAGCCTTTGAGAGCAAAAACACCCATCTACGAGCCTCCAAGAGCGAGGACTCCCACCTTCGAGCCAGTGAGAGTAAAGACACCCACCTATGAACCTCCGAGGGTGAAGACTCCCACTTATGAGCCTCCGAGGGTGAAGACTCCCACCTTCGAGCCTCCGAGGGTGAAGACTGCCACTTACGAACCTCTGAGGGTGAAGACTCCCACCTTCGAGCCTCCGAGGGTGAAGACTCCCACCTTCGAACCTCCAAGGGTGAAGACTCCCACCTTCGAACCTCTGAGGGTGAAGACTCCCACCTTCGAGCCTCCGAGGGTGAAGACTCCCACCTTCGAACCTCTGAGGGTGAAGACTCCCACCTTCGAGCCTCCGAGGGTGAAGACTCCCACTTACGAGCCTCCGAGGGTGAAGACTCCCACCTTCGAGCCTCCGAGGGTGAAGACTCCCACCTTCGAGCCTCCGAGGGTGAAGACTCCCACTTACGAGCCTCCGAGGGTGAAGACATCAAATGTGGAAATCCCAAGAGAAAAACCCCTTACACATGAGGTGTCTCACGAGGGCGTCACCAGAAAGGCCACCGGTGTCTCAGCTGTGCAAAATGGTGCCGGTCGTGCAAATGTGGAAACACATCACACACAGATGACTACCATGGAGAAAAACAAAGTAATGATTGAACTCAGGCCATCTAACTCAGTTGTTGAAACAGTAAGCAAAGAAGAAGTGAAATCATTTCCAAAAGCAGCTCCTCTACTGAAAGCTCCCGACAGAATTAAACCTCCCCGAGGTAAGTTAAGTGGATGGTCTCGTCTCAAGAAACATATGGTG
Proteins encoded in this region:
- the prr33 gene encoding uncharacterized protein prr33 isoform X1 is translated as MGIKMLMAMQYCVSPRPMPPPPLAPKPNKDNARLQKILKRIGKQQVAEVSLQLEDASEKPHSYPPKPFRASLSPVSEASLDPEKCEHRTRSPQSLKSTLPPLRQYLTAVTPMHGISLYPIRKTFYKGKIEILQKAQVSDVRIPAEPHRQDPGQQLQPVVPVKTFFFSTDQPGSKQQLPMLAMPPRFSPSFYTQPGTAIPTANISTVEYIKHKSPVPDLHVAKQYKAIGPQSTVTSSTRHEFDINRANALTYEPLRSKSPTYEPPRAKTPTYEPPRAKTPTYEPLRAKTPIYEPPRARTPTFEPVRVKTPTYEPPRVKTPTYEPPRAKTPTYEPPRAKTPTYEPPRAKTPTYEPPRAKTPTYEPLRAKTPIYEPPRARTPTFEPVRVKTPTYEPPRVKTPTYEPPRVKTPTFEPPRVKTATYEPLRVKTPTFEPPRVKTPTFEPPRVKTPTFEPLRVKTPTFEPPRVKTPTFEPLRVKTPTFEPPRVKTPTYEPPRVKTPTFEPPRVKTPTFEPPRVKTPTYEPPRVKTSNVEIPREKPLTHEVSHEGVTRKATGVSAVQNGAGRANVETHHTQMTTMEKNKVMIELRPSNSVVETVSKEEVKSFPKAAPLLKAPDRIKPPRGKLSGWSRLKKHMVVEEEPPTFPEPEKEQPESEAHKENHSKVENKNNETQKAKGSRANKMWDAMLFQMFALKEHLTETGKPDQQDPDKSTETQQKTWFSSRLPLLLFRPRFDARKLKEAAKGPLRRISSTLFESGLHRKAIDGEELKDFNRTAKGWQIKAAA
- the prr33 gene encoding uncharacterized protein prr33 isoform X2, whose amino-acid sequence is MLMAMQYCVSPRPMPPPPLAPKPNKDNARLQKILKRIGKQQVAEVSLQLEDASEKPHSYPPKPFRASLSPVSEASLDPEKCEHRTRSPQSLKSTLPPLRQYLTAVTPMHGISLYPIRKTFYKGKIEILQKAQVSDVRIPAEPHRQDPGQQLQPVVPVKTFFFSTDQPGSKQQLPMLAMPPRFSPSFYTQPGTAIPTANISTVEYIKHKSPVPDLHVAKQYKAIGPQSTVTSSTRHEFDINRANALTYEPLRSKSPTYEPPRAKTPTYEPPRAKTPTYEPLRAKTPIYEPPRARTPTFEPVRVKTPTYEPPRVKTPTYEPPRAKTPTYEPPRAKTPTYEPPRAKTPTYEPPRAKTPTYEPLRAKTPIYEPPRARTPTFEPVRVKTPTYEPPRVKTPTYEPPRVKTPTFEPPRVKTATYEPLRVKTPTFEPPRVKTPTFEPPRVKTPTFEPLRVKTPTFEPPRVKTPTFEPLRVKTPTFEPPRVKTPTYEPPRVKTPTFEPPRVKTPTFEPPRVKTPTYEPPRVKTSNVEIPREKPLTHEVSHEGVTRKATGVSAVQNGAGRANVETHHTQMTTMEKNKVMIELRPSNSVVETVSKEEVKSFPKAAPLLKAPDRIKPPRGKLSGWSRLKKHMVVEEEPPTFPEPEKEQPESEAHKENHSKVENKNNETQKAKGSRANKMWDAMLFQMFALKEHLTETGKPDQQDPDKSTETQQKTWFSSRLPLLLFRPRFDARKLKEAAKGPLRRISSTLFESGLHRKAIDGEELKDFNRTAKGWQIKAAA